From Salinirubellus salinus, the proteins below share one genomic window:
- a CDS encoding sulfurtransferase: MSDIVVAPAWVTERLGDADVRLVDVREAWEYDGIGHLPGAVNVPFDSFRSADGGEAGMLPGAEVFGDLLSAAGIENDDHLVAYDDTHGVFAARFLVTAELYGHPRERLHLLDGDFSAWQREGEVSREAPTVDPSEYHAAYDPGGPLVEMDTVEAALSDPDTVVVDTREQWEYEEGHIPGAVRLDWLELVDQDSRGLRPVEEIRAILRERDIDPERRVVLYCNTARRISHTYVVLRHLGFTDLAFYEGSLTEWEAEGGELETV, from the coding sequence ATGAGCGACATCGTGGTCGCCCCGGCGTGGGTGACCGAGCGACTCGGCGACGCCGACGTCCGGCTGGTCGACGTCCGCGAGGCGTGGGAGTACGACGGCATCGGGCACCTGCCGGGCGCGGTGAACGTCCCGTTCGACTCGTTCCGGTCGGCCGACGGGGGCGAGGCGGGGATGCTCCCCGGTGCCGAGGTGTTCGGGGACCTCCTCTCGGCCGCGGGCATCGAGAACGACGACCACCTCGTCGCCTACGACGACACCCACGGGGTGTTCGCCGCGCGGTTCCTCGTCACGGCGGAACTCTACGGTCACCCCCGCGAGCGACTCCACCTGCTGGACGGCGACTTCAGCGCGTGGCAACGCGAGGGAGAGGTGAGCCGCGAGGCACCGACGGTCGACCCGAGCGAGTACCACGCCGCGTACGACCCTGGCGGGCCGCTCGTGGAGATGGACACCGTCGAGGCGGCGCTCTCGGACCCGGACACCGTCGTCGTCGACACGCGCGAGCAGTGGGAGTACGAGGAGGGCCACATCCCCGGCGCGGTACGACTGGACTGGCTCGAACTGGTCGACCAGGACTCACGTGGCCTGCGGCCCGTCGAGGAGATACGCGCGATCCTCCGCGAGCGCGATATCGACCCGGAGCGACGGGTCGTGCTCTACTGCAACACCGCCCGTCGTATCAGCCACACCTACGTCGTCCTGCGACACCTCGGGTTCACCGACCTCGCGTTCTACGAGGGGTCACTCACCGAGTGGGAGGCCGAGGGCGGCGAACTGGAGACAGTCTGA
- a CDS encoding sulfurtransferase, with the protein MTDYANDVLVSADWVEDHLEEFQRDDPAHRLVEVDVDTEAYEESHAPGAVGFNWETQLQDQTTRDVLTKEEFEDLMGSHGITEDSTVVLYGDNANWFAAYTYWQFKYWGHDDVRLMDGGRDYWLENDYPTTDEVPEFSAQTYTASGPRESIRAYRDDVENAIERGIPLVDVRSPEEFSGEILAPPGLQETAQRGGHIPGAKNISWAAVTKDDGTFKSFDELRDLYAEHGITGEGTTVAYCRIGERSSVAWFALHELLGYEDAINYDGSWTEWGNLVGAPIEKGN; encoded by the coding sequence ATGACCGACTACGCCAACGACGTCCTCGTCTCCGCCGACTGGGTCGAGGACCACCTCGAGGAGTTCCAGCGCGACGACCCCGCCCACCGACTGGTGGAGGTGGACGTCGACACCGAGGCCTACGAGGAGTCCCACGCGCCCGGAGCCGTCGGGTTCAACTGGGAGACCCAGTTGCAGGACCAGACGACCCGCGACGTCCTCACGAAGGAGGAGTTCGAGGACCTCATGGGGAGCCACGGCATCACCGAGGACTCCACCGTCGTCCTCTACGGTGACAACGCCAACTGGTTCGCCGCCTACACCTACTGGCAGTTCAAGTACTGGGGCCACGACGACGTGCGCCTGATGGACGGCGGCCGCGACTACTGGCTGGAGAACGACTACCCGACGACGGACGAGGTACCCGAGTTCTCCGCGCAGACCTACACCGCGAGCGGCCCCCGCGAGTCCATCCGCGCGTACCGCGACGACGTCGAGAACGCCATCGAGCGTGGCATCCCACTCGTCGACGTCCGCTCGCCCGAGGAGTTCTCCGGTGAGATCCTCGCCCCGCCGGGACTGCAGGAGACCGCCCAGCGCGGCGGTCACATCCCCGGCGCGAAGAACATCTCGTGGGCGGCCGTGACGAAGGACGACGGGACGTTCAAGTCCTTCGACGAGCTGCGAGACCTCTACGCCGAACACGGCATCACGGGCGAGGGGACCACCGTCGCCTACTGCCGTATCGGTGAGCGCTCCTCCGTCGCCTGGTTCGCACTCCACGAACTGCTGGGGTACGAGGACGCCATCAACTACGACGGCTCGTGGACCGAGTGGGGCAACCTCGTCGGCGCCCCCATCGAGAAGGGCAACTAG
- a CDS encoding rubrerythrin family protein produces MNADEFVDEVREANRTALSRLGSSKSLYADTMGEMDTDTVLTAAADAEFHAAETYAAWADDEDDTEVAEAFAATADEEQDHYETVVSKLGAHDPSDELPAIQTYLRHREGTVARLGAFVGRTLAAEKSKEQLTGFFVGQADPQTAGTFREMGGDLDTQLARATSLLADRCDTEDEWDVALAAASEAIQAAYEEYTERLEGMGVNPKPVC; encoded by the coding sequence ATGAACGCAGACGAGTTCGTCGACGAGGTTCGCGAGGCGAACCGCACCGCCCTGTCCCGGCTCGGCTCCTCGAAGAGCCTGTACGCCGACACCATGGGCGAGATGGACACCGACACCGTCCTCACGGCCGCCGCCGACGCCGAGTTCCACGCCGCCGAGACGTACGCCGCGTGGGCCGACGACGAGGACGACACCGAGGTCGCGGAGGCGTTCGCGGCCACCGCCGACGAGGAGCAGGACCACTACGAGACGGTCGTCTCGAAACTCGGCGCGCACGACCCGAGCGACGAGCTCCCGGCCATCCAGACCTACCTCCGGCACCGCGAGGGGACCGTCGCCCGCCTCGGCGCGTTCGTCGGGCGCACGCTCGCCGCGGAGAAGTCGAAGGAGCAACTCACGGGCTTCTTCGTCGGCCAGGCCGACCCGCAGACCGCGGGGACGTTCCGCGAGATGGGTGGTGACCTCGACACGCAACTGGCGCGAGCGACCTCGCTACTGGCCGACCGCTGTGATACCGAGGACGAGTGGGACGTGGCGCTGGCCGCCGCGAGCGAGGCGATCCAGGCGGCCTACGAGGAGTACACGGAGCGACTGGAGGGGATGGGGGTGAACCCCAAGCCCGTCTGCTGA
- a CDS encoding Sjogren's syndrome/scleroderma autoantigen 1 family protein, which yields MSDFDKEAEREKLREKFAKDEQKRERTSRMSELLLKGATMTNKHHDCGSPIFRWEGEEFCPTCQGTPDGEGVAQVEGEQDAAAAEAADVEVETPAERPSEEAPSPETANGTPETADRTPARAPDTAPETAADAQAPTPEPTRTPTPTGAASTAGQGGELDEARASLTRTLTSLAQQAEATSDLSKRRDLLAAVEDAAEALEATKRADR from the coding sequence ATGAGCGACTTCGACAAGGAAGCGGAGCGGGAGAAACTGCGCGAGAAGTTCGCCAAGGACGAGCAGAAACGCGAGCGCACCTCGCGGATGAGCGAACTCCTCCTCAAGGGCGCGACGATGACGAACAAACACCACGACTGCGGGTCGCCCATCTTCCGCTGGGAGGGCGAGGAGTTCTGCCCCACCTGTCAGGGCACCCCCGACGGTGAAGGGGTCGCCCAGGTCGAGGGAGAGCAGGACGCAGCGGCGGCCGAGGCCGCCGACGTCGAGGTGGAGACGCCCGCCGAGCGCCCGAGCGAGGAGGCGCCGTCCCCGGAGACTGCCAACGGGACACCGGAGACGGCCGACCGGACGCCAGCGCGAGCGCCCGACACGGCACCCGAGACGGCCGCGGACGCACAGGCACCGACACCGGAGCCGACTCGCACGCCCACGCCCACGGGTGCGGCGAGCACGGCCGGGCAGGGCGGTGAGCTCGACGAGGCACGCGCGTCGCTCACCCGGACGCTCACGTCGCTGGCGCAGCAGGCGGAGGCGACGAGCGACCTCTCGAAACGGCGGGATCTGCTGGCGGCCGTCGAAGACGCGGCCGAGGCGCTCGAAGCGACCAAGCGCGCCGACCGCTGA
- a CDS encoding DEAD/DEAH box helicase gives MAATDSDQFLDRPLVVPGLLENRRYQVELAETAMADHTLVCLPTGLGKTAVSLLVTAHRLAEYGGKSLLLAPTKPLVEQHAAFYREALEVPDDEIVVFTGEVRPDDRAAVWEEARVVVATPQVVENDLIGNRVSLAEVTHCTFDECHRATGDYAYNYIAERYHADAETPLVTGMSASPGGDKEEILQVCQNLGLRDVAVMTEDDADVAQHTYETTVEWEHLDLPEEILDIRDRLTDVMAERLETLRELGLTRKTDPSLSEGDLRKLQAKARQLMNDDDSAGYKAMSILAELRKIRTAVTYAETQSVESLRRYFERQENAARSSGASKASQRFVSELGVKQARSRAERYDDIHPKFRKTRILLAETLGIEGGDRVIAFTESRDTAETLVEFLSESFDVRKFVGQGDREGSDGMTQTQQKATLDEFRNGEFEVLVSTSVAEEGLDVPEVDLVLFYEPVPKGIRSIQRKGRTGRQTEGKVVVLIANDTRDEAYYWMSRNEEKRMAQELRKLKSMEGDIESELTETQAALATFTAAEADVSKTDTTGDPDPEPAATESTASTAATGGSGSSSGDDGQAGISAFAGGGDEVDEGDGADEPDASEAETEPGTGDDATDDDDATDDAVVATAGEDEAFDGVEIVVDQRELDSSIARDLSRKEGVRTRLETLAVGDYVLSDRVAVERKSVEDFLDTLTGGDRSMFEQVGDAARHYARPVVVLEGEDLYGRRNVHPNAIRGALSSLAVDFGASVLRTSDEQDTAELLYTIARREQEDDDRQVSVHGEKGKRTRTEQQEYVVGSIAEVGPVTARALLEHFGSVEAVMTADEDALLDVEGVGKVTAGRIRDVVGSDYDG, from the coding sequence ATGGCGGCCACCGACAGCGACCAGTTCCTCGACCGGCCACTCGTCGTGCCGGGCCTGCTGGAGAACCGTCGCTACCAGGTGGAACTCGCGGAGACGGCGATGGCCGACCACACGCTGGTCTGTCTGCCCACGGGCCTCGGGAAGACGGCCGTCTCGCTGCTCGTCACGGCCCACCGCCTCGCGGAGTACGGCGGGAAGTCGCTCCTGCTGGCGCCGACGAAACCGCTGGTCGAACAGCACGCCGCGTTCTACCGCGAGGCGCTCGAGGTGCCCGACGACGAGATCGTGGTGTTCACGGGCGAGGTCAGGCCGGACGACCGGGCCGCGGTCTGGGAGGAGGCTCGGGTCGTCGTCGCCACCCCGCAGGTCGTCGAGAACGACCTCATCGGCAACCGCGTCTCGCTGGCCGAGGTGACCCACTGCACGTTCGACGAGTGTCACCGCGCGACCGGCGACTACGCGTACAACTACATCGCCGAGCGGTACCACGCCGACGCCGAGACGCCGCTGGTGACGGGGATGAGCGCCTCGCCCGGCGGCGACAAGGAGGAGATCCTGCAGGTGTGTCAGAACCTCGGCCTGCGCGACGTGGCGGTGATGACCGAGGACGACGCCGACGTGGCCCAGCACACCTACGAGACGACCGTCGAGTGGGAGCACCTCGACCTGCCCGAGGAGATACTCGACATCCGCGACCGGCTGACCGACGTGATGGCCGAGCGTCTGGAGACGCTGCGGGAGCTGGGACTCACGCGGAAGACGGACCCGTCGCTCTCGGAGGGCGACCTCCGGAAACTCCAGGCCAAGGCCCGCCAGCTGATGAACGACGACGACTCGGCGGGCTACAAGGCGATGAGCATCCTCGCCGAACTCCGGAAGATACGGACCGCCGTCACCTACGCCGAGACCCAGTCGGTCGAGAGCCTCCGCCGGTACTTCGAGCGACAGGAGAACGCCGCGCGGTCCTCCGGTGCCTCGAAGGCCTCCCAGCGGTTCGTGAGCGAACTCGGCGTGAAGCAGGCCCGCTCGCGCGCCGAGCGGTACGACGACATCCACCCGAAGTTCCGCAAGACCCGCATCCTGCTGGCCGAGACGCTCGGCATCGAGGGTGGGGACCGCGTCATCGCGTTCACCGAGTCGCGCGACACCGCCGAGACGCTCGTCGAGTTCCTGAGCGAGTCGTTCGACGTCCGGAAGTTCGTCGGTCAGGGTGACCGGGAGGGATCAGACGGGATGACCCAGACCCAGCAGAAGGCGACGCTCGACGAGTTCCGGAACGGCGAGTTCGAGGTGCTCGTCTCCACCAGCGTCGCCGAGGAGGGCCTCGACGTCCCGGAGGTGGACCTCGTGCTGTTCTACGAACCCGTCCCGAAGGGCATCCGCTCCATCCAGCGGAAGGGCCGGACCGGCCGGCAGACCGAGGGGAAGGTCGTCGTCCTCATCGCGAACGACACGCGCGACGAGGCGTACTACTGGATGTCGCGCAACGAGGAGAAGCGGATGGCCCAGGAGTTGCGGAAGCTCAAGTCGATGGAGGGGGACATCGAGTCGGAACTCACCGAGACGCAGGCGGCGCTGGCGACGTTCACGGCGGCCGAGGCCGACGTCTCGAAGACGGACACGACAGGCGACCCCGACCCGGAGCCAGCGGCGACCGAATCGACCGCGTCGACGGCCGCTACCGGCGGGTCGGGCAGTTCGAGCGGGGACGACGGACAGGCCGGGATCTCCGCGTTCGCGGGCGGCGGCGACGAGGTCGACGAGGGGGACGGGGCCGACGAACCGGACGCGAGCGAGGCCGAGACCGAACCGGGTACCGGCGACGACGCGACCGACGACGACGACGCGACCGATGACGCGGTCGTCGCCACCGCTGGCGAGGACGAGGCGTTCGACGGCGTCGAGATCGTCGTCGACCAGCGCGAACTCGACTCCAGCATCGCGCGTGACCTCTCGCGCAAGGAGGGGGTCCGCACGCGACTGGAGACGCTCGCGGTCGGCGACTACGTCCTCTCGGACCGGGTCGCCGTCGAGCGAAAGTCCGTCGAGGACTTCCTCGACACGCTGACGGGGGGTGACCGCTCGATGTTCGAGCAGGTGGGCGACGCGGCCCGCCACTACGCCCGGCCGGTCGTGGTTCTGGAGGGCGAGGACCTCTACGGCCGGCGGAACGTCCACCCGAACGCCATCCGCGGGGCGCTCTCCTCGCTCGCGGTGGACTTCGGTGCGAGCGTCCTCCGCACGAGCGACGAGCAGGACACCGCCGAACTGCTCTACACCATCGCCCGGCGCGAACAGGAGGACGACGACCGGCAGGTGAGCGTCCACGGCGAGAAGGGGAAACGGACCCGCACGGAACAGCAGGAGTACGTCGTCGGCTCGATCGCCGAGGTCGGGCCCGTGACGGCCCGCGCGCTGCTCGAACACTTCGGGAGCGTGGAGGCGGTGATGACCGCCGACGAGGACGCGTTGCTCGACGTCGAGGGGGTCGGGAAGGTGACGGCCGGTCGGATACGGGACGTGGTCGGGAGCGACTACGACGGCTGA
- the ppk2 gene encoding polyphosphate kinase 2, with translation MTEDGADETRHPLADDDRYDEDGVLKKKPYKKELKRLRTELVKLQHWLRDEGIPVCVVFEGRDAAGKGGVIKRITKRLNPRIVRVVALDKPTEREQGQWYFQRYVEHLPTAGEMALFDRSWYNRAGVERVMGFCTDEEYERFLDSCPTFERLLVDSGMVLLKYWFSISDAEQERRFERRNEDPRRRWKLSPMDLEARTQWEAYSRAKDRMFEATDTEFAPWYVVDADVKRHARLNCISHLLSQFDYEDRTPEPIELPSRPERGDYERPPIEDQRWVPAEFGTLPTDPDRT, from the coding sequence ATGACCGAGGACGGGGCCGACGAGACACGCCACCCGCTCGCCGACGACGACCGGTACGACGAGGACGGGGTGCTGAAGAAGAAGCCGTACAAGAAGGAGCTGAAGCGCCTGCGGACGGAGCTGGTGAAACTCCAGCACTGGCTGCGTGACGAGGGCATCCCCGTCTGCGTGGTGTTCGAGGGCCGCGATGCCGCCGGGAAGGGCGGGGTCATCAAGCGCATCACGAAGCGGCTGAACCCTCGCATCGTCCGGGTGGTGGCACTGGACAAGCCCACGGAGCGCGAGCAGGGCCAGTGGTACTTCCAGCGGTACGTCGAACACCTCCCCACCGCGGGTGAGATGGCGCTGTTCGACCGCTCGTGGTACAATCGCGCCGGCGTCGAGCGGGTGATGGGATTCTGTACGGACGAGGAGTACGAGCGGTTCCTCGACTCGTGTCCCACGTTCGAGCGACTGCTCGTGGACAGCGGGATGGTGCTCCTGAAGTACTGGTTCTCCATCAGCGACGCCGAGCAGGAACGCCGGTTCGAGCGGCGCAACGAGGATCCGAGGCGGCGGTGGAAACTGAGCCCGATGGACCTCGAGGCCCGTACCCAGTGGGAGGCCTACTCGCGGGCGAAAGACCGGATGTTCGAGGCGACTGACACCGAGTTCGCGCCGTGGTACGTCGTCGACGCGGACGTGAAGCGCCACGCGCGGCTCAACTGCATCAGTCACCTGCTCTCGCAGTTCGACTACGAGGACCGCACCCCGGAGCCGATCGAGTTGCCGTCCCGGCCCGAACGGGGCGACTACGAGCGCCCGCCCATCGAGGACCAGCGGTGGGTGCCCGCGGAGTTCGGGACGCTCCCCACGGACCCGGACCGGACCTGA
- a CDS encoding cation:proton antiporter regulatory subunit, whose product MTVYETDVPGVGKKFELDVEDDARAVVLLHHDGRVEVFRRSNPDADSEKVFDLTRGEANRLGSILEGAYFEAVSTDELQVPLGDAFIEWVDIDEDSQVAGQTLVESDLRNVTGVSVIAVQRGEETIPNPDPEFQVEAGDILVTLGNREQQADFAARCR is encoded by the coding sequence ATGACCGTCTACGAGACCGACGTCCCCGGCGTCGGCAAGAAGTTCGAACTCGACGTCGAGGACGACGCCCGGGCCGTCGTCCTCCTCCACCACGACGGCCGGGTCGAGGTGTTCCGCCGCTCGAACCCGGACGCCGACTCGGAGAAGGTGTTCGACCTGACGCGGGGCGAGGCCAACCGCCTCGGCTCCATCCTCGAGGGGGCCTACTTCGAGGCCGTCTCCACCGACGAACTCCAGGTCCCGCTCGGCGACGCGTTCATCGAGTGGGTCGACATCGACGAGGACTCGCAGGTCGCCGGCCAGACGCTCGTCGAGTCCGACCTCCGGAACGTCACCGGCGTCTCCGTCATCGCCGTCCAGCGCGGCGAGGAGACCATCCCCAACCCGGACCCCGAGTTCCAGGTGGAGGCCGGTGACATCCTCGTCACGCTCGGTAACCGCGAGCAGCAAGCCGACTTCGCCGCCCGCTGCCGGTAG
- a CDS encoding cation:proton antiporter — protein sequence MAAAGLLLDAGVVLAAVAVGGAIATRLDQSVIPAYIVGGVLLGPNGPVPSLRLVGSAEFIDLLQGLGVILLLFFIGLHFSPSTLVERREAVFRAGGLDLLNGLVGLAFGFLLGFTALESLLLAGVVYISSSAIITKSLIELGWIADPEAESILGLLVFEDIVIAVYLAIVAALALGGTGGVGGGGALTAVGVSLVVVALLALLAFRGTPVVERVLDTRSDEQFLVRILAVATLVGGGALYLGVSEAVAAFFLGAAVGGTTHADRVERVITSERDLYAAVFFFAIGLATDLSTLLPLLVPVLALAVVSGAGKLVTGYLGGRAYGLSERRSARVAVAMVARGEFSLVIAAIAVQANLDPRLSALAVGYVLVMSVAGTVLMSQSARVEDLAERFLAGRTLAEGPAGPETS from the coding sequence ATGGCGGCCGCCGGACTCCTGCTCGACGCCGGGGTCGTCCTCGCCGCCGTCGCCGTCGGCGGCGCCATCGCGACCCGTCTCGACCAGTCGGTCATCCCCGCCTACATCGTCGGCGGGGTCCTGCTCGGCCCGAACGGGCCCGTGCCGAGTCTCCGCCTCGTCGGCTCCGCGGAGTTCATCGACCTGCTGCAGGGGCTCGGCGTCATCCTCCTGCTGTTCTTCATCGGCCTGCACTTCTCGCCCTCGACGCTCGTCGAGCGCCGCGAAGCCGTCTTCCGCGCCGGCGGACTGGACCTGCTGAACGGCCTCGTCGGCCTCGCGTTCGGCTTCCTGCTCGGGTTCACCGCACTCGAGTCGCTGCTGCTCGCCGGCGTCGTCTACATATCCTCCTCCGCGATAATCACCAAGTCGCTCATCGAACTCGGCTGGATCGCCGACCCCGAGGCCGAGTCCATCCTCGGCCTGCTCGTCTTCGAGGACATCGTCATCGCCGTCTACCTCGCCATCGTCGCCGCGCTCGCGCTGGGCGGGACCGGCGGCGTCGGCGGGGGCGGCGCGCTCACCGCCGTCGGCGTCAGCCTCGTCGTCGTCGCCCTCCTCGCCCTCCTCGCGTTCCGCGGGACTCCCGTGGTCGAGCGCGTGCTCGACACCCGCTCCGACGAACAGTTCCTCGTGCGCATCCTCGCGGTCGCGACGCTCGTCGGCGGCGGCGCGCTCTACCTCGGCGTGAGCGAGGCCGTCGCCGCGTTCTTCCTCGGGGCCGCCGTCGGCGGCACCACTCACGCCGACCGTGTCGAGCGCGTCATCACCTCCGAGCGTGACCTCTACGCCGCCGTCTTCTTCTTCGCCATCGGCCTTGCGACCGACCTCTCGACGCTCCTCCCCCTGCTCGTCCCGGTGCTCGCGCTCGCGGTGGTCTCGGGCGCCGGCAAACTCGTCACGGGCTACCTCGGCGGCCGGGCCTACGGTCTGAGCGAGCGGCGCTCGGCCCGCGTCGCGGTGGCGATGGTCGCCCGCGGGGAGTTCTCGCTCGTCATCGCCGCCATCGCCGTGCAGGCGAACCTCGACCCGCGGCTCTCGGCGCTCGCGGTCGGCTACGTCCTCGTGATGAGCGTGGCCGGGACGGTGCTGATGAGCCAGTCGGCGCGGGTGGAGGACCTCGCCGAGCGGTTCCTCGCTGGTCGGACGCTCGCGGAGGGACCAGCCGGCCCGGAGACCTCCTGA
- a CDS encoding saccharopine dehydrogenase family protein: MSDSDRPYDIVVWGATGVAGRLLAEYLAEQYPPDELSLAIGGRDADRLAAVEADLCAGTAWDAVPTVLGDATDPESLRAIARDTHVVATTVGPYTTYGTPLVEACIETGTDYCDLTGEVNWVRETVDRYHDAAVDAETRIVHSCGFDSVPADIGTLLVQSYATETFGAPCEQVRIYLESASGGVSGGTLASFAELFEAASKDPVARETLRNPYSLAPPGERDGVDRGQQRLARKDRLTGEWTAPSPMAPVNERVVRRSNALLGYPYGREFQCSEVVPTGRSLVGAATSSAVAGGLGLFSAAMSVAPVRSTLRRFVFPAPGEGPSERQIENGHFTVRVLGRGTATDGPFTVEAEFGTDRDPGYGGTARMLGESAMCLLRDEVDSPLSGGVLTPASGIGLPLAERLRAVGFTASVGEASE; the protein is encoded by the coding sequence GTGTCCGACAGCGACCGTCCGTACGACATCGTGGTGTGGGGGGCGACCGGCGTCGCCGGCCGTCTCCTCGCCGAGTACCTCGCCGAACAGTACCCGCCGGACGAGCTCTCGCTGGCCATCGGCGGCCGCGACGCCGACCGTCTCGCCGCCGTCGAGGCCGACCTCTGCGCGGGCACCGCGTGGGACGCGGTCCCCACGGTGCTCGGCGACGCCACCGACCCCGAGAGCCTGCGCGCCATCGCCCGCGACACGCACGTCGTCGCCACCACCGTCGGGCCGTACACGACCTACGGGACGCCGCTGGTCGAGGCGTGCATCGAGACCGGGACTGACTACTGCGACCTGACCGGCGAGGTGAACTGGGTCCGGGAGACGGTCGACCGCTACCACGACGCGGCGGTCGACGCCGAGACGCGCATCGTCCACAGCTGTGGGTTCGACTCCGTGCCCGCGGACATCGGCACCCTGCTCGTCCAGTCCTACGCGACGGAGACGTTCGGGGCGCCGTGCGAGCAGGTCCGTATCTACCTCGAGAGCGCGAGCGGCGGGGTCAGCGGCGGCACGCTGGCGAGCTTCGCCGAACTGTTCGAGGCCGCCTCGAAGGACCCGGTGGCTCGCGAGACGCTCCGGAACCCGTACTCGCTGGCGCCGCCCGGCGAGCGCGACGGCGTCGACCGCGGCCAGCAACGCCTCGCGCGGAAGGACCGCCTGACCGGGGAGTGGACGGCTCCCTCCCCGATGGCGCCGGTGAACGAGCGCGTGGTCCGGCGCAGCAACGCGCTGCTGGGCTACCCCTACGGCCGCGAGTTCCAGTGTTCGGAGGTCGTCCCGACCGGCCGCTCGCTGGTCGGTGCGGCCACCTCGTCGGCCGTCGCCGGTGGTCTCGGGCTGTTCTCGGCCGCGATGTCCGTCGCCCCGGTCCGCTCGACGCTGCGCCGGTTCGTGTTCCCCGCGCCCGGCGAGGGTCCCTCGGAGCGACAGATCGAGAACGGGCACTTCACCGTCCGCGTGCTCGGACGGGGGACGGCCACGGACGGGCCGTTCACCGTCGAGGCCGAGTTCGGCACCGACCGCGACCCCGGCTACGGCGGCACCGCCCGGATGCTCGGCGAGTCCGCGATGTGTCTCCTGCGAGACGAGGTCGACTCGCCGCTCTCCGGTGGGGTGCTGACGCCCGCGTCGGGTATCGGCCTGCCGCTGGCCGAGCGACTGCGGGCGGTGGGGTTCACGGCGAGCGTGGGGGAAGCGAGCGAGTGA
- a CDS encoding dolichol kinase, whose translation MVSVPPEVQRRLVHSLGALVPLGWAVGIYDWRAVQGLWVFGLVVAMALEAGRLLGGLESWVYDRLTREYEQENLAGYALYTVSMTLVALAVSAGLGVTEGVAAASMLMLAIGDPVSGLLGSDELQSVKRTYVLLVMFGTCTLLAVPFVPSWLAAAAGGAAATLADGVKPVVAGYVVDDNLTIPPAAATAMTVVLAVV comes from the coding sequence ATGGTCTCGGTCCCCCCGGAGGTCCAGCGCCGACTCGTCCACTCGCTCGGCGCGCTCGTCCCGCTGGGGTGGGCCGTGGGTATCTACGACTGGCGAGCGGTGCAGGGGCTCTGGGTGTTCGGCCTCGTGGTGGCGATGGCGCTTGAGGCCGGTCGCCTGCTCGGGGGACTGGAGTCGTGGGTCTACGACCGCCTGACCCGCGAGTACGAGCAGGAGAACCTCGCCGGCTACGCGCTCTACACGGTGAGCATGACGCTCGTCGCCCTCGCCGTCTCGGCCGGGCTCGGCGTCACGGAGGGGGTCGCCGCCGCCTCGATGCTGATGCTGGCCATCGGCGACCCGGTGAGCGGCCTGCTCGGGTCGGACGAACTCCAGTCGGTGAAACGGACGTACGTCCTGCTGGTGATGTTCGGGACCTGTACGCTGCTGGCGGTGCCGTTCGTCCCCTCGTGGCTCGCCGCGGCGGCCGGCGGGGCGGCGGCGACGCTCGCCGACGGCGTGAAGCCGGTCGTGGCGGGCTACGTGGTGGACGACAACCTCACCATCCCGCCGGCGGCGGCCACGGCGATGACAGTCGTGCTGGCGGTGGTGTGA